The following nucleotide sequence is from Tardiphaga sp. 709.
GAACCGCGGGGCGGCAGCTTTTCGGGAACAGCCGAGCATGCAACTCAGCGCAAGCAAGTCTTCGTCGCTGCGATAAAACGCGTTAGCAAGGAGCTAAAGCGCCTGCAGAACTTCGAAGCAAAAAAGGAACTCGGAGAGGCCGCCAGGCGCGCATTGGCCCAGCGACGAGCACAGCAATTCTCTCGACCGCAGAATGATCTGCGCCCCGGTGAAGGAATGCGCGCCATCCCGAGCCGGCGCCGGAATATCAAGATTCCTCCTTCACGGATTGGGAGGGTGTCGCAGGCCAACAAGCGCGCGCAGGCTCGGCGAGACGTCAGCCGCGGAAGCGATTAAGCGGCGCGGAGAGGTCCGAAATTCTTTTTGTCTGTCCCAAGGACGAGCGCCGGCTGATCGAAGGCATCGAGCCTTTGGATCTGTTCCCATCACGGATCGCATGTGATCCGATCGGCACGCCTTCTTTCTGAAGATGTGGGCAGTCGCTAGAGCGTCCCTACATGACGGGGACAGCTGCGACGTGCAAAATCCGTGCGCCGCCAAAAACATAACGGCTCACAGACCATTGAAACTGCTGATCTTTTATTTCATGGAATGGACGCTATATAGAGTCCAGTTCCTCGCGCGCCAAGGACGTGATCCCAGTGACCGATGGCACAGTTAAGGTCCGAACCAGATGCTGAACGACATCTATAACAAGCGCATCATCGAGCTCGCCGGTAACATTCCCCGGCTGGGCCGCCTCCCTGCCCCCGATGCGTCAGCCACCGCCCATTCCAAGCTTTGCGGATCGACCGTCAAGATCGACCTCATGATGGATGCCGATGTGGTCACCGACTTCGCCCATGACGTGAAGGCCTGCGCGCTTGGCCAGGCCTCATCGTCGATCATGGCAAGTCATGTGGTCGGCTCGACTGCCGAAGAATTGCGTGCGCTGCGTGAGACCGTGCGCAAGATGCTGAAGGAAAACGGCGCACCACCATCGGGCGGAAAGTGGGCGGATATCGCCCTGCTCGAACCGGTGCGCGACTACAAGGCGCGCCACGCCTCAACCCTCCTCACATTCGATGCGGTCGTGGACGCCATCGGGCAGATTGAAGCCAAGTCAAACGCCGGAGCCAGCCAGCCGACGCCGGCGTAACGCCAGCGCGGCTATTTCCCTGACGGTGCCGATGCGACGCCGCCAGTCGGCACCGAGGCCTCGGCCGTCTTGGTCGACTTCGTCGAAGACACGACCGGCGCTGAAGCGACCGGGGTGTTTTCATTCTCCGGCCCGCTCACGAAACGATCCTGTACCGACTTCGGCACCAGTGATGCGACCGGCGCCTGCTGCTCGCGAGGCTCGGGCAACACATCATCGACACTATGGCTGGTGACCAGATTGGTCAGCTTCAACTCGGCTTCCGTAAGCCGATGCAGATCGTCCCACGGCGGCACGCTGAGCGACAATGACAAGAGATCGCCCGTGCCTCCCATGTCGAAGGTGTATTTGGCAAGACGGCCGATATCCCGCTCGACGATCATCAGGTCGTTTGCCGTATAGCTCGCAGCCTTCGGGTCGTCGGCGCGGTCGCCCATCCAGATCTGATGGACGCGTACAAGGGATTCTTCGGCCACATAGCGGGTCTTGCCCGCCAGCAGCAGAAAGACGCACATGGATTCGCAATAGGCCTGCGGCACGACCGCCGGCTTCATGACGCCCGAGGATGATTGCAGGTCAACCGTGATACCGACTGTGGTGCGCAGACCAAGCTTGCGCCAGCGCCGGCCCATGGTGATGGCGTCATTGACCGAGCCGCCGCTGGAATCCAGAACCACCGTCGCGTCAGTCAGATCGCGGCCTTTGGAAAACTCGTCGAAATCCCTGACGGTGTCGCCGGTGACAATCCCCACCGCGCCGATCCAGCCACGGCAATTCGGCTCGCAGGCGACCCAGGTGAAGCGCATCGGGAGTTTGCGTTCTTCGAGAACGGCTGCAGCTTGGGCAGAGGACGCGGCCGAAGCCATCAGGCCGGCCGCGAGTCCGGGAAGAACGATGCAAAAGGCCGCGGCGCGAAACAGCGCCGAACTACCTGATCGAAGCGACCTCATACGTCCCAAGTCGGTTCCTTCCCCGCACTCTCATGAGCAATGGCAACGGCCCCAAACAACGCTCATAATTCTGTCACACGGGCGTTACGTGAAAACCTAACGGGCTTCGCCGCAGCGTCCAGTTACTTTTGCTGCACTGCATGCGATAAATTGGCAGGTGTGTCTCCAATGCATAAGTAGATGGGTTCCATGCAAAGGAACCGGGCAAAACCCGGCTGATCTGATAGCAATCCGACCATGAAACATTCATCCATGTGCCCGAACTGCGTCGGTACTATTCAACGGCTGCCACGCAACGCCGGTCGCGGCATGATCTGGATATACCGCCACACGCTGTCGCCGTTGGTCGGATACAATTGCCGTCACCTCCCGACCTGCTCGGTCTATGGCGACGAAGCGATCGAACGCTACGGATTGTGGGCCGGCGGCTGGATGACACTGGCCCGGCTGCTCCGCTGCCAGCCATGGGGCACTTCGGGTATCGATAACGTGCCGGCCAAGCTGTCGCCCGATGCCCGTTGGTATACACCGTGGCGCTACGCGCGTTGGCGCGGTGTCAATGACAGCGCAAGCTAGAAGCTTACGCAGGCATTGCCGACTTTCGTGAGCACGGACTGCTGACTGAACTGCCGCTTATAGCTTTCCGCGATGGCAACGAGATCGGCACGTTTCTGAGCGCCGTCGGCGAAGGTGATCAGAACGACCTTTGCCCTTTCGCGAACATCAACATTACGCACGCCGTCGCGCCACTGCCCGTCTCCATCGATGACAGTGAGACCATCGGGAAAGCGCGGCGTGATTTCCCTTGCGACGAAATTTGCAAATGCAGATTCGCTGATACCAGGCCGATCGCCAATGTTGCGGCCGAAGATCATCTCCACGGACACCATCATGCGCGACGGCAGCAGGCACGATGGTGGCAGCGATGCACAGCCGCTCATCAATACGCTGATCGTTAATGTAGCAACGCATGCAGAAAACAGTTGGCGGATATGTCGCGGCACCCCGAACCTCAAATTATCAAAGCTATTTTTACAAAATGCCTACTGTTGGGATTGTTGAATAACATTTGATACCATAGGGTGCCGCCACTTCATCTCGCCAAATTCATCTTCACTTAACATCACTGCCCGGGGCACTCAGGTGGAAGACGGCCTATACGAAGTACATTTTCATACTATTCATGGCACCGGGACCGGCGTCGTCTATGCAATCGGCGGTAAGCTACGCGGCGGCAACTCCGCTTTCGCCTTCATGGGCAACTATCAAAACAGAGGCGAGACCATCTCTGTCAAGGTGTCATCGAAACGCTACAACCCGGATCAGACCTTCAAGTCGGTGTTCGGCTTTGAAGGTGTCACACTGGCATTGACCGGCCGCGTCAATGGCGACCTGCTCGATTTCGAAGGCAGTGCGCTGCAATTGCCCGGCGTGCCGTTCAAGGCGCAACTGACCCGCATCTGCGACTAAGCGACACGTCCCGACATTTTACGGCTGAACGCGATGGCCACCAGTGCCGTCGTCAGGAAACCCATCGCGACGAACCCCGACGCATGGAAGTATCCGCCGGCGAACAGTGCGCCACCGATGCCCGATCCAATCGCCTGGCCGACATAGAGCATCGATGTATTGAGCGAGACCGAAGCCGCTCCGGCCGACGGTGCCGCCATGATCAAGCGGACCTGCTGCATCGACGTGATGGCGCCGAAGCCGAGCCCCCAGATCGCGACGCCGAGCGCCATCACGGGCAGATGGCCTGCGCCGAGCGTCCAGACCGTTATGCCCGCAAGCGCCAGCGACGTCGACAGGATGGACGTATTGAGCGCGCCCCAGCCATCGACGATCCGCGTCGCGGTCATGATGCCGAGAAAGCCGCAGACGCCATAGATCGCGAAGACGGACGCTGCCGCATCGTGCCCTGCCCCGGCGAGCCGCTCGAGGAGCGGCGCCATGAATGTGAAAATCGCAAACTGCCCCGAAAGCTGTAGCGTCGTGATAATTAGCAGCAGCACGACTAGACGATTGCGGGCCAGCGAAGACCAAGTGCTGAGATCGACAGGCGCGCCGAACAGCCCGCGCGGCAATCGCCACGCCAGCAGCATGAAGCTCAGGCAGCTCATCACACCGACGGATGCGTAAACCTCCCGCCAGCCATAACGGCTGGCAATGAAGGTCACCAGCGGCAGACCGACCGCAGCCGCCAGCGTCCAGCCGAGAAACACATAGGCAACGCTGCTGCCACGCTTGTCCGGAGGCACCAGCATCCCGACCGCGCCCGCGGCCTGCGGTGTATAGGGCGCGGCAGCGATGCACATCACCAGGCGGATCGCCAGCAGCACGGCAAAATTCGGCGCGAAGGCCGATGCGAGATTGGCGGCCGCTACCACCGCGATGATAAACAGCAACAGATGCCGCCGTTCGATCCGGCTGGTCAGCCACGACATCAGGGGCGAGCAGATGCACAGCATCACTGCGCCGAAGGTGATCAAAAGCCCCGCCTCGCGGATGGTGACACCCAGCCCCGCCGACAACTCGCCAAGCATCGCCGTCGGGCCTATCAGGCCAATGCCGGTGACAAAATTGCCGATCATGAGTGCGGTGGGGGCATAGGGGCGAGCGACTGTCAAGATATCGCATCTTATGGATGCAACTGCATGCAAGTCAAACCTGCCCGCCAAGCGTGCAAATCAGGTCAGTTAGACTGGTGTTGCAACGCCCGAATCGGCTGCTATACCGCTCGTCCGCTTACCTGCGCCCGTGTGCAGGAGTGAGCCACAGGAGAGAAGACATGACTGAGAATGAAGGCTCGGGATTCAAGTTCGGCCTCGCCAACCTCACCCCCGCCGAAACCAACAACATCACCGTTACTTTCCCTGACGGCGCCAAGCGCGAATTCGCGAAGGGCACGACCGGTTTCGAGATCGCCAAGGGCATCTCGCCGTCGCTGGCCAAGCGTACCGTCGCAATGGCGCTGGACGGTACCGTCTCGGATCTCTCCGATCCGATCGACGCCGACGCCAAGATCGATTTCATCAACCGCGACGACTCCCGCGCGCTGGAGCTGATCCGGCATGACGCGGCGCATGTGCTCGCCGAAGCCGTGCAGACGCTGTGGCCGGGCACCCAGGTGACCATCGGTCCGGTGATCGAGAACGGTTTCTATTACGACTTCTTCCGCAACGAGCCATTCACGCCCGAGGACTTCGGCGCGATCGAGAAGAAAATGCGCGAGATCATCGCGCGCGACAAACCGTTCACCAAGGACGTCTGGGATCGCGCGAAGACCAAGCAGGTATTCCGCGACAAGGGCGAAGCCTTCAAGGTCGAGCTGGTCGATGCCATTCCCGGCAACGAGCCGATCAAGATCTACTACCAGGGCGACTGGTTCGATCTCTGCCGCGGCCCGCATATGACGTCGGTCGGCAAGGTCGGCAACGCCTTCAAACTGATGAAGGTGGCCGGCGCCTATTGGCGTGGCGACAGCAACAATCCGATGCTCACGCGCATCTACGGCACGGCCTTCGCCAAGCAGGAAGACCTCGACGCGTATCTGAAACAGATCGAGGAAGCGGAGAAGCGCGATCACCGTAAACTGGGCCGTGAACTCGACCTCTTCCACTTCCAGGAAGAAGGCCCGGGCGTCGTGTTCTGGCACCCCAAGGGCTGGACCATCTTCCAGGCGCTGATCGCCTATATGCGCCGCCGCCTCAATGGCGACTACAGCGAAGTCAATGCGCCGCAGATCCTCGACAAGGTCCTGTGGGAAACCTCAGGCCACTGGGAATGGTATCGCGAGAACATGTTCGCGGCGCAGTCGGCCGGCGACGAAGCCGAGGACAAGCGCTGGTTTGCGCTGAAGCCGATGAACTGCCCCGGCCACGTACAGATCTTCAAGCACGGGTTGAAGAGCTACCGCGACCTGCCGCTGCGCCTCGCCGAATTTGGCGTCGTGCATCGCTATGAGCCGTCGGGCGCCATGCACGGCTTGATGCGCGTGCGCGGCTTCACCCAGGACGACGCCCATGTGTTCTGTACCGAGCAGCAGCTCGCCGAGGAATGCCTCAAGATCAACGACCTGATCCTGTCGACCTATTCCGACTTCGGCTTCGGCGACATCGTCGTCAAGCTGTCGACGCGGCCGGAGAAGCGCGTCGGCACCGATGAGATGTGGGATCACGCCGAGCGCGTGATGGCCACCGTGCTGTCGGTGATCGAGAGCCAGTCCGGCGGCCGCATCAAGACCGAGATATCGCCTGGCGAGGGCGCGTTCTACGGACCGAAGTTCGAATATGTGCTGCGCGACGCCATCGGCCGCGACTGGCAGTGCGGCACCACGCAGGTCGACTTCAACCTGCCGGAACGTTTCGGTGCGTTCTATATCGACGCCGACGGCTCGAAGAAGGCACCGGTCATGGTGCATCGCGCGATCTGCGGTTCGATGGAGCGTTTCATCGGTATCCTGATCGAGCACTTCGCCGGCAACTTCCCGCTCTGGCTGTCGCCGGTGCAGGTGGTGGTCACCACGATCACCTCGGAAGGCGATGAATACGCCAAGGTCGTTGCTGCAGCCGCCCGAAAGGCCGGGCTGCGTGTCGAGATCGATCTGCGCAACGAAAAGATCAACTACAAGGTCCGCGAGCACTCGCTGGCCAAGATCCCTGCTCTGCTCGTGGTCGGCAAGAAGGAAGCCGAAACCGGCCAGGTCTCGGTGCGCCGTCTCGGCAGCGATGGCCAGAAGGTGAGTTCGCTCGAGGAAGCACTTGCCGCACTGGTCGATGAGGCGACACCGCCGGACGTGAAACGCGCGAAAGCGGAGGCCTGAGCCGATGAGTGACGACGACGAGGTCGAGATCGAAGCCTATCCGCTTCGATCCTATCAGGTGATCGCCGATCCGAACCGGCCGGACGTGGTCGCGATTGCATTCGAGACGGAGCGTGGCCACAGCCTCTATCTGGCCTCACGGGCCGTGCTGGAGGATCTGGGCCGCGATCTGCTGGATCGTGCGTCCAAAATGCCGGAGCGCAAGACGGCCGATTGAGCGGGCTCTGAACAGGTCGCGCGGTCACAATCCGTCTAAATCAGCAAGGCCCGCCTCGTGGCGGGCCTTTTCGCGTGGTAAGTGGTCATTCAATTCCTGCAAATTCTGCGCATCCTCATCTGTGAGAACTGCCCGTGCCTGACATCATCGACTTCCTGAAGACCCGCCGCTCCGTCAAACCGCGCGAAATGATCGGCTCCGGCCCCTCATCCGCAGAACTCGAAACCATCCTGACCATTGGGGCACGGGTGCCGGACCACGGCAAGCTGGCGCCATGGCGCTTCATCATTTTCGAGGGCGACGCCCGCAAACGCGCCGGCAACGTCATCGCCACCGTATTCGCACGGAAGAATCCCGATGCACCGGTCGAAGATATCGAGGCGCAGAAACACAAACTGACGGAAGCGCCGCTGGTGATCGGCGTGGTGAGCATCATCAAGCCGCATCCGAAGATTCCGTCATGGGAGCAGGAACTGTCCGCAGGTGCGAGCTGCATGAATATTGTATCGGCCGCCACAGCCATGGGTTATGGCGCCAACTGGCTGACCGGCTGGATGGTCTATGACCGCGACGTGCTGGAAGGCCTCCGCCTCGCCGCCAATGAAAAACTGGCCGGCTTTATCCATATTGGCGGCAAGCCTGACAAGGTGATCGAGGACCGGCCGCGGCCAGAACTCAAGGACGTCGTGACCCGGTTCTGAACCGGGCTTACGCGGCCTGGGACGCCTGGCTGCCAAACCGGCGCAGCAGGTTCTCGATTTCCGATGCTGGCTTTGCAGGGCTGAACAGAAAGCCCTGCACCTCGTTGCAGCCTTCCGCGCGCAGCCAGTCCAGCTGATCGATCGTCTCGACGCCCTCAGCCGTTGTGGTGATGTTCATACTGCGACCGAGCCCGGAGATCGCGCGTACGATGGCAACGCAATCCGGCCGCTCAATCAGATCCTTCACGAAAGACCGGTCGATCTTGATCTTGTCGAACGGAAAACTCCGCAGATAGCTCAGGCTGGAATAGCCGGTGCCGAAATCATCCATCGAGATGCGGACGCCCAGCGCGCGCAGTTGATGCAGGATCGCGAGATTGGCCTCGGTTTCCGCAAGAAACACCGACTCGGTAATTTCCAGCTCCAGGCGATGCGGCGACAGTCCGGAATAAGCCAGCGCAGCGACCACGACCTGCACCAGATTGCGGCTGCGGAACTGCACCGGCGAGAGATTGACCGCCACCTTGATATCATCAGGCCATTTGGCAGCTTCGGCGCAGGCCCTGCGCAGCACCCACTCGCCGAGCGTGACGATGAGGCCGATATCCTCGGCGACGGGGATGAAAT
It contains:
- the thrS gene encoding threonine--tRNA ligase, with amino-acid sequence MTENEGSGFKFGLANLTPAETNNITVTFPDGAKREFAKGTTGFEIAKGISPSLAKRTVAMALDGTVSDLSDPIDADAKIDFINRDDSRALELIRHDAAHVLAEAVQTLWPGTQVTIGPVIENGFYYDFFRNEPFTPEDFGAIEKKMREIIARDKPFTKDVWDRAKTKQVFRDKGEAFKVELVDAIPGNEPIKIYYQGDWFDLCRGPHMTSVGKVGNAFKLMKVAGAYWRGDSNNPMLTRIYGTAFAKQEDLDAYLKQIEEAEKRDHRKLGRELDLFHFQEEGPGVVFWHPKGWTIFQALIAYMRRRLNGDYSEVNAPQILDKVLWETSGHWEWYRENMFAAQSAGDEAEDKRWFALKPMNCPGHVQIFKHGLKSYRDLPLRLAEFGVVHRYEPSGAMHGLMRVRGFTQDDAHVFCTEQQLAEECLKINDLILSTYSDFGFGDIVVKLSTRPEKRVGTDEMWDHAERVMATVLSVIESQSGGRIKTEISPGEGAFYGPKFEYVLRDAIGRDWQCGTTQVDFNLPERFGAFYIDADGSKKAPVMVHRAICGSMERFIGILIEHFAGNFPLWLSPVQVVVTTITSEGDEYAKVVAAAARKAGLRVEIDLRNEKINYKVREHSLAKIPALLVVGKKEAETGQVSVRRLGSDGQKVSSLEEALAALVDEATPPDVKRAKAEA
- a CDS encoding nitroreductase produces the protein MPDIIDFLKTRRSVKPREMIGSGPSSAELETILTIGARVPDHGKLAPWRFIIFEGDARKRAGNVIATVFARKNPDAPVEDIEAQKHKLTEAPLVIGVVSIIKPHPKIPSWEQELSAGASCMNIVSAATAMGYGANWLTGWMVYDRDVLEGLRLAANEKLAGFIHIGGKPDKVIEDRPRPELKDVVTRF
- the yidD gene encoding membrane protein insertion efficiency factor YidD, which encodes MKHSSMCPNCVGTIQRLPRNAGRGMIWIYRHTLSPLVGYNCRHLPTCSVYGDEAIERYGLWAGGWMTLARLLRCQPWGTSGIDNVPAKLSPDARWYTPWRYARWRGVNDSAS
- a CDS encoding MFS transporter, encoding MIGNFVTGIGLIGPTAMLGELSAGLGVTIREAGLLITFGAVMLCICSPLMSWLTSRIERRHLLLFIIAVVAAANLASAFAPNFAVLLAIRLVMCIAAAPYTPQAAGAVGMLVPPDKRGSSVAYVFLGWTLAAAVGLPLVTFIASRYGWREVYASVGVMSCLSFMLLAWRLPRGLFGAPVDLSTWSSLARNRLVVLLLIITTLQLSGQFAIFTFMAPLLERLAGAGHDAAASVFAIYGVCGFLGIMTATRIVDGWGALNTSILSTSLALAGITVWTLGAGHLPVMALGVAIWGLGFGAITSMQQVRLIMAAPSAGAASVSLNTSMLYVGQAIGSGIGGALFAGGYFHASGFVAMGFLTTALVAIAFSRKMSGRVA
- a CDS encoding iron-sulfur cluster assembly scaffold protein codes for the protein MLNDIYNKRIIELAGNIPRLGRLPAPDASATAHSKLCGSTVKIDLMMDADVVTDFAHDVKACALGQASSSIMASHVVGSTAEELRALRETVRKMLKENGAPPSGGKWADIALLEPVRDYKARHASTLLTFDAVVDAIGQIEAKSNAGASQPTPA
- a CDS encoding DUF3574 domain-containing protein gives rise to the protein MPRHIRQLFSACVATLTISVLMSGCASLPPSCLLPSRMMVSVEMIFGRNIGDRPGISESAFANFVAREITPRFPDGLTVIDGDGQWRDGVRNVDVRERAKVVLITFADGAQKRADLVAIAESYKRQFSQQSVLTKVGNACVSF
- a CDS encoding GrlR family regulatory protein, which gives rise to MEDGLYEVHFHTIHGTGTGVVYAIGGKLRGGNSAFAFMGNYQNRGETISVKVSSKRYNPDQTFKSVFGFEGVTLALTGRVNGDLLDFEGSALQLPGVPFKAQLTRICD